The Marivirga salinae DNA window AGGTTGTGTAGATGCTATTAAAAATGGTTTGGCAGAACTAGAGGGGATAGATGTGAAAAATATTGATATCCCAACTGGCAAATTGGAATTTGAAAGCGAAGGCAAAACTCCATTGGATAAAGT harbors:
- a CDS encoding heavy-metal-associated domain-containing protein; this encodes MEALEVKNVKCGGCVDAIKNGLAELEGIDVKNIDIPTGKLEFESEGKTPLDKVKEKLDSLGYPANS